The Natrinema saccharevitans genome includes the window GGCCGCGGCCAGTTCGGCGTACGACAGTGCGCCGACGATCGCCAGCCCGACCAGCGCCTTCATCGGTTCGACGGACAGCGGCAGTCCGTAGTAGAGTCCCCAGACGATCTGGAAGACGCCGAACCCGACCAGCACGTGTGGTAGCGAGACGCTCGTCGTCGCCGCGAGCGCCACCAGCAGCGGCAACACCGTAACCGAATCCCCTAGCGCACCCGTGAGTTCGCCCGCGGAGAACTCGAGGTCGTGATCGCTCCGCGACCCGAAGGAGTACGCCATCTATCCCCGGTAATTCGAGGACGAACTTGACTCTTGCCAGTAACGTCTCGACCTTTCGAGAGCCGATGAGAGTAACCGACGATAGTTACGAAGCGGCAGCTCGGATCCCGTCCTCAGTCCGAACGGCCCGCCGCGAGTCGGTCCCGGCGGCAGCCCGACCGCCGTTATCGGGACGCGGTGCCGCCACTGCCGATCGTCTCCGGTGTCGTGTCGGCCGTCGAGACGGCCTCCGGATCGACGTCGGCGGCGGTCCGCGGCTCCGGCAGGTCGTAGCCGCTCTCGGTATCGTAGGCGACGAGCTGTGCGTTCAGCTCGCCGGCCTGCTCGGTCAGGACGGTCGCGCTCCGGGCGACGTGGGAGAGCGCCTCCGCCTGAGCCGACGCCCGGCGGGCCGCTCGAGCGGAGGTCGTCGCCGTCGCCGCGCTCGTCTCGGCGGCGTCCTCGACCAGCACGACGACCTGCTGGGTCGTCGACGCCTGCTGCTGGGTCGCCGCGGAGATCTCCTGGACGCCGTCGTTGGTCTCCTCGGCGAGTCCGGCGACCTCCTCGAGTGCGGTCGCGGCGTCCTCGACGTCGGCGACGCTGTCCTCGATCCGGTCGCGGCTGGTCCGGACCTCGTCGGCGGCGGCCATCGCCCGTTCCTTGAGTCCCTCGAGGCGTTCCTCCACGTTCCGGACGGAGTCGTAGACCTCCTCGGAGAGGGTCTGGATCTCGTCGGCGACTGCGCCGAAGCCCTCGCCGCCGGTCCCGTCAGACCGGGTCGCCTCGATGTTGGCGTTCAGCGCCAGCATGTTGGTCTGTTCGGCGATCTCGCTGATCGACTCGATCAGCTCGTCGATCCGCTCGGCCTCGGCCTCGAGGCCCTCGATCTCCTCGAGGGTCCGTTCGGTCTCGGTGTCGATCACGGCCATGCCGGTGATCGCGTCGCCCGCGGCCTCGCTCCCCTGCCGGCCGACGCGTGCGGTCCGGTCGGCGGTGTCGGCGACCTCGGAGGCGGTCGCGGCGATCTCCTCGACCGTCGTCGAGAAGTTCTCCATCTCGGCCGTGACGGTCCGCAGCTGCTCGTTCTGTTCTCTGTTGTCCGCGACGACCTCGGTCAGCGCCTCGCTCGTGCGTTCGCCCTCGGCCTGCACCGCCTCCATGCTCGTCGTGAGTTCGCGGCTGTAAGTGACGACCTCGCCGGAAAAGGACTTCAGCGTCCCGAAGGTGTCCTCGATCTCCGCGAGCATCGCGTTGGAGTTGTCGGCCAGTTCGTCGAGCGACTCGTGGGTGTCCGGCCGCTCGAACCGCCGGGTGAGATCGCCCGCGGCGACCGCCCGCGTCGTCTCCGCGTGGGCCTCGACCGTCCGCTCGAGTTCGTCCAGCGACCGGTCCGTCCGGTCGCGGTCGGCCAACTGCTCCCGGATCCCGGCCAGCGATGACTCGAGGGCCGCGAACTCGTCCTCGCGGTCGCCGTCGAAGGAGTCGTCGTACTCGCCGGCCTCGAGGCGCGTCACCCGCTCGGTGAGGTCGGCGATCCCCTGGCGCAGTCGATCGCGCTGGCCCGGCGCGGTTCGGGCGCTCGAGGCGGCGGCGATCCCGGCCGCGGTGGCGCTCGTCACGACGACGCCGGCGACGCCGGCCCCGAAGACGGCCGCGGTCGGGCCGCCGAGCGCGACCGCCGCGACGGCGACGACGACCAGTCCGACCACGGCGACCGCGAGGGCGAAACCGACCGGTCGATCCGATTGGATCGCCCCGGGGATCGGCGACGAGTCGCCCGTCCCGCCCGTCCCGAGGGGGTCAGTCATTCGCCTCCCCGCTGCGGACGATGGCCGCACCCGCTTCGGCGGGCGCTCGCCGCCGAATGTCGAAGACGCAGGCGTCGTCGCCCTCGTGCATGCAGGTCCGTTCCTCGGCGACGAGGTCCTCGTCGAAGCGGTCGGCGACGCCCCGGATCGCGCCGCGGGCCACGTCACAGAGTTTCCGGTCCGAGTCGTAGGTGATCCGGACTCGGTCCTCGTCGATCCGCTCCGACCGAATGCGCGGGGTCGTCAGCGTCGTCATGTCCCGGGTCCGCAGTGAGGTGTGGAACTGCTGGATGTTCGCGATGAGTTCGAGCCCCTCCCAGTCGTCGTCGATGTGGAGGTCGTAGGTCTCGAGCAACGCGGGGACGACCCACCGCCCGTACCGGGTGAGGATCGTCCGCGGGCTCTGATCGGTCAGTTCGCCGGCGGTGCGGGCGATCTCGTAGACGTCGCCGTCCGGATAGACCGTGACCGGGACGTAGACTTTCTCCTCGATGTCGGCCGCGTCCTGAATCGCCAGCCAGGCGTCCTCGCCGTAGGTGTCGACGACGAACGACTGGAGCGTCTGCAGGATTATGCCGTGCATCCGGGCCCCCGTGATTCGATGCCTGTAACTCCGCCCGTCCCGCCCCGATCTCTTTCCATAGCTATTCGGGACAGACACGCGATCCTGATAGTCCGTTTCCCCAAATAGTTGGGTAACGCCGGTGTTACGACACGGCTTCGCACGGATCGGCGGTCGGCGAGGAACCGCCGCGGGTGTCAGCGGGGAGGCCCCCGCAGGCACGCGATTACTCGGGCGTACCAGCAGTCATAAGATCCCCGATCGGCATCGATCAACCGTGAGCGACCTCGGAAAGATCGACCGCGCGTTCTTCGACCGCCACATCGCGCCGAATCTCGGTGCCGACCGCGACGACGTCGCCCTCGGGCCGACCCACGGCGTCGACTTCGGCGTCCTCGATATCGGCGACCGCGCGCTGGTCACCGCGACCGACCCCCTCTCGATCCTGCCCGCGCTGGGCCTCGAGCGGGCCGCGCGGTTCGCCCTCGATCTCGTCCTCGCGGACGTGGCCGTCAGCGGCGTCCCGCCGTCGCACCTCTCGATCTGTTTCACGCTGCCCGAATCGATGACCGACGAGGAGTTCGCGACCGTCTGGGAGACGATCCACGCCGAGTGTGCAGACCTCGGCGTCGCCGTCGTGACCGGCCACACGGCGCGATACGCCGACCCGTCCCACCCGTGGGTCGGCGCGGCCACCGCGATGGGCGTCGGCGACCACGGCGACATCGTTCGGCCCGACGGGGCTCGCCCCGGCGACCGACTCCTCCTGACGAACG containing:
- a CDS encoding methyl-accepting chemotaxis protein, yielding MTDPLGTGGTGDSSPIPGAIQSDRPVGFALAVAVVGLVVVAVAAVALGGPTAAVFGAGVAGVVVTSATAAGIAAASSARTAPGQRDRLRQGIADLTERVTRLEAGEYDDSFDGDREDEFAALESSLAGIREQLADRDRTDRSLDELERTVEAHAETTRAVAAGDLTRRFERPDTHESLDELADNSNAMLAEIEDTFGTLKSFSGEVVTYSRELTTSMEAVQAEGERTSEALTEVVADNREQNEQLRTVTAEMENFSTTVEEIAATASEVADTADRTARVGRQGSEAAGDAITGMAVIDTETERTLEEIEGLEAEAERIDELIESISEIAEQTNMLALNANIEATRSDGTGGEGFGAVADEIQTLSEEVYDSVRNVEERLEGLKERAMAAADEVRTSRDRIEDSVADVEDAATALEEVAGLAEETNDGVQEISAATQQQASTTQQVVVLVEDAAETSAATATTSARAARRASAQAEALSHVARSATVLTEQAGELNAQLVAYDTESGYDLPEPRTAADVDPEAVSTADTTPETIGSGGTASR
- a CDS encoding heme NO-binding domain-containing protein, coding for MHGIILQTLQSFVVDTYGEDAWLAIQDAADIEEKVYVPVTVYPDGDVYEIARTAGELTDQSPRTILTRYGRWVVPALLETYDLHIDDDWEGLELIANIQQFHTSLRTRDMTTLTTPRIRSERIDEDRVRITYDSDRKLCDVARGAIRGVADRFDEDLVAEERTCMHEGDDACVFDIRRRAPAEAGAAIVRSGEAND